A single window of Nicotiana sylvestris chromosome 3, ASM39365v2, whole genome shotgun sequence DNA harbors:
- the LOC104235059 gene encoding nucleosome assembly protein 1;4 isoform X3, which yields MSNSNKDHFDMSDLGASLPAAAAALSAEDRAGLVNALKNKLQNLAGQHSDILETLTPQVRKRVDVLRELQSQHDELESHFFEERAALEAKYQKLYEPLYTKRYEIVNGVVEVEGVNEAPMNQEEDKEAGNEKGVPNFWLTAMKTNEILAEEISERDEEALKYLKDIKWCKIDDRKGFKLEFFFDTNPFFTNSVLTKTYHMIDDDDPILEKAIGTKIDWCPGKCLTQKILKKKPKKGSKNAKPIIKTETCESFFNFFKPPQVPEDDDDDDIDEDAAEELQNLMEQDYDIGSTIRDKIIPHAVSWFTGEAAEGDEFEDIEDDDDDDDDDDDEDDEDEEDEDDEEEEKSKKKSSALKVE from the exons ATGAGTAATTCCAATAAAGATCACTTCGACATGTCCGATCTCGGCGCTTCTCTCCCCGCCGCTGCCGCCG CTTTGAGTGCCGAAGATCGTGCTGGCTTGGTGAATGCGCTCAAG AATAAGCTTCAGAATTTGGCTGGGCAGCATTCGGATATACTCGAAACTTTGACGCCACAAGTTAGGAAGCGTGTAGATGTTTTAAGAGAGCTTCAG AGCCAACACGATGAGCTGGAATCACATTTTTTCGAGGAGAGGGCTGCACTGGAAGCTAAATACCAGAAGCTGTATGAACCTTTATATACAAAG AGATATGAAATAGTAAATGGGGTTGTCGAAGTGGAGGGTGTTAATGAAGCCCCGATGAACCAGGAAGAGGATAAAGAGGCTGGAAATG AGAAAGGTGTTCCCAACTTCTGGTTGACTGCAATGAAGACTAATGAAATATTGGCAGAGGAG ATCTCAGAGCGTGATGAGGAAGCTTTAAAGTACCTCAAGGATATCAAGTGGTGCAAGATTGATGATCGAAAGGGTTTTAAGCTTGAGTTCTTCTTTGATACAAACCCTTTCTTCACGAATTCTGTCTTGACCAAAACCTATCACatgattgatgatgatgatcctatATTGGAGAAGGCCATAGG GACCAAGATTGATTGGTGTCCTGGTAAATGCTTGACGCAAAAGATCctaaaaaagaagccaaagaaGGGGTCAAAAAATGCTAAACCCATAATCAAGACTGAGACCTGCGAGAGCTTTTTCAATTTCTTTAAGCCACCACAAGTAcctgaagatgatgatgatgatgacatAGATGAAGATGCT GCTGAAGAACTTCAGAATCTAATGGAACAAGATTACGATATTGG CTCGACAATTCGGGACAAAATCATCCCCCATGCTGTGTCATGGTTTACTGGTGAGGCTGCTGAAGGGGATGAATTTGAAGATattgaagatgatgatgatgatgatgatgatgatgatgatgaagatgatgaggatgaagaagatgaggatgatgaagaagaggaGAAGAGCAAAAAGAAG TCTTCAGCACTAAAGGTGGAATGA
- the LOC104235059 gene encoding nucleosome assembly protein 1;4 isoform X1, whose protein sequence is MSNSNKDHFDMSDLGASLPAAAAALSAEDRAGLVNALKNKLQNLAGQHSDILETLTPQVRKRVDVLRELQSQHDELESHFFEERAALEAKYQKLYEPLYTKRYEIVNGVVEVEGVNEAPMNQEEDKEAGNEKGVPNFWLTAMKTNEILAEEISERDEEALKYLKDIKWCKIDDRKGFKLEFFFDTNPFFTNSVLTKTYHMIDDDDPILEKAIGTKIDWCPGKCLTQKILKKKPKKGSKNAKPIIKTETCESFFNFFKPPQVPEDDDDDDIDEDAAEELQNLMEQDYDIGSTIRDKIIPHAVSWFTGEAAEGDEFEDIEDDDDDDDDDDDEDDEDEEDEDDEEEEKSKKKSSALKKRSKAQVGEGQQGERPPECKQQ, encoded by the exons ATGAGTAATTCCAATAAAGATCACTTCGACATGTCCGATCTCGGCGCTTCTCTCCCCGCCGCTGCCGCCG CTTTGAGTGCCGAAGATCGTGCTGGCTTGGTGAATGCGCTCAAG AATAAGCTTCAGAATTTGGCTGGGCAGCATTCGGATATACTCGAAACTTTGACGCCACAAGTTAGGAAGCGTGTAGATGTTTTAAGAGAGCTTCAG AGCCAACACGATGAGCTGGAATCACATTTTTTCGAGGAGAGGGCTGCACTGGAAGCTAAATACCAGAAGCTGTATGAACCTTTATATACAAAG AGATATGAAATAGTAAATGGGGTTGTCGAAGTGGAGGGTGTTAATGAAGCCCCGATGAACCAGGAAGAGGATAAAGAGGCTGGAAATG AGAAAGGTGTTCCCAACTTCTGGTTGACTGCAATGAAGACTAATGAAATATTGGCAGAGGAG ATCTCAGAGCGTGATGAGGAAGCTTTAAAGTACCTCAAGGATATCAAGTGGTGCAAGATTGATGATCGAAAGGGTTTTAAGCTTGAGTTCTTCTTTGATACAAACCCTTTCTTCACGAATTCTGTCTTGACCAAAACCTATCACatgattgatgatgatgatcctatATTGGAGAAGGCCATAGG GACCAAGATTGATTGGTGTCCTGGTAAATGCTTGACGCAAAAGATCctaaaaaagaagccaaagaaGGGGTCAAAAAATGCTAAACCCATAATCAAGACTGAGACCTGCGAGAGCTTTTTCAATTTCTTTAAGCCACCACAAGTAcctgaagatgatgatgatgatgacatAGATGAAGATGCT GCTGAAGAACTTCAGAATCTAATGGAACAAGATTACGATATTGG CTCGACAATTCGGGACAAAATCATCCCCCATGCTGTGTCATGGTTTACTGGTGAGGCTGCTGAAGGGGATGAATTTGAAGATattgaagatgatgatgatgatgatgatgatgatgatgatgaagatgatgaggatgaagaagatgaggatgatgaagaagaggaGAAGAGCAAAAAGAAG TCTTCAGCACTAAAG AAGAGGTCGAAAGCACAAGTTGGAGAAGGTCAGCAGGGGGAACGTCCTCCAGAGTGCAAGCAGCagtag
- the LOC104235059 gene encoding nucleosome assembly protein 1;4 isoform X2, whose translation MSNSNKDHFDMSDLGASLPAAAAALSAEDRAGLVNALKNKLQNLAGQHSDILETLTPQVRKRVDVLRELQSQHDELESHFFEERAALEAKYQKLYEPLYTKRYEIVNGVVEVEGVNEAPMNQEEDKEAGNEKGVPNFWLTAMKTNEILAEEISERDEEALKYLKDIKWCKIDDRKGFKLEFFFDTNPFFTNSVLTKTYHMIDDDDPILEKAIGTKIDWCPGKCLTQKILKKKPKKGSKNAKPIIKTETCESFFNFFKPPQVPEDDDDDDIDEDAAEELQNLMEQDYDIGSTIRDKIIPHAVSWFTGEAAEGDEFEDIEDDDDDDDDDDDEDDEDEEDEDDEEEEKSKKKKRSKAQVGEGQQGERPPECKQQ comes from the exons ATGAGTAATTCCAATAAAGATCACTTCGACATGTCCGATCTCGGCGCTTCTCTCCCCGCCGCTGCCGCCG CTTTGAGTGCCGAAGATCGTGCTGGCTTGGTGAATGCGCTCAAG AATAAGCTTCAGAATTTGGCTGGGCAGCATTCGGATATACTCGAAACTTTGACGCCACAAGTTAGGAAGCGTGTAGATGTTTTAAGAGAGCTTCAG AGCCAACACGATGAGCTGGAATCACATTTTTTCGAGGAGAGGGCTGCACTGGAAGCTAAATACCAGAAGCTGTATGAACCTTTATATACAAAG AGATATGAAATAGTAAATGGGGTTGTCGAAGTGGAGGGTGTTAATGAAGCCCCGATGAACCAGGAAGAGGATAAAGAGGCTGGAAATG AGAAAGGTGTTCCCAACTTCTGGTTGACTGCAATGAAGACTAATGAAATATTGGCAGAGGAG ATCTCAGAGCGTGATGAGGAAGCTTTAAAGTACCTCAAGGATATCAAGTGGTGCAAGATTGATGATCGAAAGGGTTTTAAGCTTGAGTTCTTCTTTGATACAAACCCTTTCTTCACGAATTCTGTCTTGACCAAAACCTATCACatgattgatgatgatgatcctatATTGGAGAAGGCCATAGG GACCAAGATTGATTGGTGTCCTGGTAAATGCTTGACGCAAAAGATCctaaaaaagaagccaaagaaGGGGTCAAAAAATGCTAAACCCATAATCAAGACTGAGACCTGCGAGAGCTTTTTCAATTTCTTTAAGCCACCACAAGTAcctgaagatgatgatgatgatgacatAGATGAAGATGCT GCTGAAGAACTTCAGAATCTAATGGAACAAGATTACGATATTGG CTCGACAATTCGGGACAAAATCATCCCCCATGCTGTGTCATGGTTTACTGGTGAGGCTGCTGAAGGGGATGAATTTGAAGATattgaagatgatgatgatgatgatgatgatgatgatgatgaagatgatgaggatgaagaagatgaggatgatgaagaagaggaGAAGAGCAAAAAGAAG AAGAGGTCGAAAGCACAAGTTGGAGAAGGTCAGCAGGGGGAACGTCCTCCAGAGTGCAAGCAGCagtag